A genomic window from Salvelinus namaycush isolate Seneca chromosome 5, SaNama_1.0, whole genome shotgun sequence includes:
- the LOC120047553 gene encoding yrdC domain-containing protein, mitochondrial-like — protein MRRLCQMCREPLALTSANISSHSSTVAVHEFQDLWPQLAAVVVDCRPIEDKSRLGSTVVDLSVFGKYSIIRPGCAFSSTVHVLEHKYGLSEDTG, from the exons ATGAGACGCCTCTGCCAGATGTGTCGGGAACCTCTTGCCCTCACCAGTGCCAACATCAGCTCACACTCCAGCACTGTGGCTGTACAT GAGTTCCAGGATCTGTGGCCTCAGCTAGCAGCAGTGGTGGTGGATTGCAGGCCAATAGAAGACAAGAGTCGGTTGGGGTCAACAGTGGTCGACCTATCGGTGTTCGGCAAATACAGCATCATCAGACCTGGCTG TGCCTTCTCTTCCACAGTTCATGTGCTAGAGCACAAATATGGACTGTCAGAAGACACGGGATGA